Proteins encoded in a region of the Stieleria neptunia genome:
- a CDS encoding family 16 glycoside hydrolase — MRPLRLLLLGLLAWTATIGQGEGPKYQVLFNGKDLSQWKGLDPFWSVRDGAIVGQSTNENPVPTNTFLIWQGGEVGDFEFRCLVRFEGNNSGVQYRSAMANESQLALRGYQADLHPKPDYMGMMYGEKTGRGIIATGGQRVMISADGRSDVTEAFTPLRGIATEQWNELVIVAVGNRMIHQVNGVTTVDVTDNHPDAQRSGLLGLQLHQGPAMKAEYRNLLLRPLQGAEAQRVLQAAIDSTPSADAATDRGAEGTVAKPNAEAWLKQSPQPQWIWADKSAGNQKVWFRKSFQVAAPVKHARLYTTCDNRMTVFLNGKQVAKSDAWQSPIDQDVAKRLQPGRNVIAIAGQNEGGVAALVAKLTLDDADGNTTSIVTDTTWKRSETQTRGWNAVGFDDSDWTGVKAIAAIGAGPWGIATSEGADAGGRVTLRPQEIYAPAGFVVEQVYDVPKEQGSWVSLATDPKGRLYACDQGGAGLYRVTLRSGEPPLVEKVSAGALAGVSGAQGLHWAFESLWFHRNGGNLIRLGDSDGDDVLDVAETYPGTTGGGEHGNHAVLPMLDGKGLYLDGGNAAPLASHSRSRVPTWYEGHLLPRMWDANGHARGRMAPGGWVTELDVASKQQVVRTIGFRNQYDIALNRHGDLFAYDADMEWDLGLPWYRPTRICLAASGADYGWRSGSGKWPTYYEDSLPPVVEIGPGSPTGMVAGADADFPTRYRDALFACDWTFGTMYAIHLKPEGAGYRGEAEPFLYGSPLPLTDAVIGRDGALYFAVGGRGTQSGLYRARYVGDESRAQPTEVDPAAEAARKQRRSLEAFHGVVSPDAIQAAWPLLSSEDRFLRHAARIAVESQPVETWAERAVLASDPQTRITATVALARLGSEYHRAGALVALVTLKADSLSKSQLLGMLRGYALIFDRLGKPTKIESQQVLAQLDPLLPSDDDDVNTELIRVLTYLRSESVIAKTMALIENRRPTEPPPWSELASRNSRYGGAINKMIDSMPPSREILYAFMLRNVRSGWTLDQRRSYFTFLNQAAKASGGASYAGYLTRIRDEALANCSSEQRVALQEITGEDFNPQPDFPIIEPQGPGQKWTVDAALAATRGAKNFERGRSLFFSAKCAACHRLAGLGGAIGPDLTSIPNKFDERYLVEAIVHPSKDISDQYGSSRVLTDDGQVLIGLVVEKENGDLTVYPIDENAKAVDIEADSVELIEASKVSQMPENLLDRLSAEEVRDLLTYLMTAGNPNDKRWGR; from the coding sequence ATGCGACCACTGCGATTATTACTGTTAGGACTGCTTGCCTGGACCGCGACGATCGGACAGGGCGAGGGGCCGAAATACCAAGTCCTTTTCAACGGCAAGGATCTGTCGCAGTGGAAGGGATTGGACCCCTTTTGGTCGGTCCGTGACGGTGCGATCGTCGGACAGTCGACGAACGAAAATCCCGTCCCCACAAACACGTTTCTGATTTGGCAAGGCGGCGAGGTCGGCGATTTTGAGTTTCGTTGCCTGGTTCGTTTCGAAGGAAACAATTCCGGCGTTCAGTATCGCAGTGCGATGGCAAACGAAAGCCAATTGGCGCTGCGTGGCTACCAAGCCGACCTGCATCCCAAACCCGACTACATGGGCATGATGTACGGTGAAAAAACGGGACGTGGGATCATCGCCACCGGTGGTCAGCGGGTCATGATTTCGGCGGACGGCCGGTCCGATGTGACCGAGGCTTTTACGCCACTTCGGGGGATCGCCACCGAACAGTGGAATGAATTGGTGATCGTCGCCGTCGGAAACCGCATGATCCATCAGGTCAATGGCGTCACGACCGTCGACGTGACGGACAACCACCCCGATGCCCAGCGGAGCGGACTGTTGGGGCTGCAGCTTCATCAAGGTCCCGCGATGAAGGCGGAGTACCGCAATCTGTTGCTGCGACCGCTCCAGGGTGCCGAGGCACAACGTGTGCTGCAGGCCGCGATTGATTCGACACCATCCGCCGACGCGGCGACCGATCGTGGTGCTGAGGGAACGGTTGCCAAACCGAACGCCGAAGCCTGGCTCAAGCAATCGCCCCAGCCCCAGTGGATCTGGGCGGACAAGTCGGCGGGAAATCAAAAGGTCTGGTTTCGGAAATCGTTTCAAGTCGCTGCGCCGGTGAAGCACGCCCGGTTGTACACGACGTGCGACAACCGCATGACAGTCTTTCTAAACGGAAAACAGGTCGCCAAGAGCGACGCCTGGCAATCGCCGATTGATCAGGACGTTGCCAAGCGGCTGCAGCCCGGACGCAACGTGATCGCGATCGCCGGCCAAAACGAAGGCGGTGTGGCGGCGCTGGTCGCCAAGTTGACGCTTGACGATGCCGACGGCAACACCACTTCGATCGTGACCGACACGACTTGGAAACGTTCCGAAACGCAAACGCGTGGTTGGAACGCCGTTGGATTTGACGATTCCGATTGGACGGGCGTCAAAGCCATCGCCGCGATCGGCGCGGGGCCTTGGGGGATTGCGACGTCGGAGGGTGCGGACGCCGGCGGGCGGGTAACCCTTCGCCCCCAAGAGATCTACGCGCCGGCGGGCTTCGTCGTCGAACAGGTTTACGACGTGCCGAAGGAGCAAGGCAGTTGGGTGTCGTTGGCGACCGATCCGAAAGGTCGTTTGTATGCCTGTGACCAAGGCGGCGCCGGGCTGTATCGCGTGACGCTGCGATCGGGAGAACCGCCGCTGGTCGAAAAGGTTTCCGCCGGGGCGCTGGCCGGTGTTTCCGGAGCGCAGGGCTTGCACTGGGCCTTCGAAAGTTTGTGGTTTCATCGCAACGGCGGGAACCTGATCCGCTTGGGTGATTCCGACGGTGATGACGTCTTGGATGTGGCGGAGACCTACCCGGGAACCACCGGCGGCGGCGAGCATGGCAATCATGCCGTGTTGCCGATGCTGGACGGAAAGGGGCTTTATTTAGACGGGGGCAACGCCGCACCGCTGGCCAGTCACAGCCGGAGCCGTGTGCCGACCTGGTACGAAGGGCACCTGTTGCCGCGGATGTGGGATGCCAACGGCCACGCCCGCGGTCGCATGGCGCCCGGCGGCTGGGTCACGGAATTGGACGTCGCGTCGAAGCAACAAGTCGTTCGCACGATCGGATTTCGAAACCAGTACGACATCGCACTGAATCGGCACGGCGATCTGTTCGCGTATGACGCCGACATGGAGTGGGATCTCGGTTTGCCGTGGTATCGGCCGACGCGGATTTGTTTGGCGGCCAGCGGCGCGGATTATGGTTGGCGAAGCGGGTCGGGAAAGTGGCCGACCTACTACGAAGATTCATTGCCGCCGGTGGTCGAAATCGGACCGGGATCGCCGACCGGCATGGTGGCGGGGGCGGACGCCGATTTTCCGACGCGCTATCGCGATGCACTGTTTGCCTGCGATTGGACTTTCGGCACGATGTACGCAATTCACTTGAAACCCGAAGGGGCCGGATACCGTGGCGAGGCGGAGCCGTTCTTGTACGGTTCACCGCTGCCGTTGACCGATGCCGTGATCGGTCGGGACGGTGCGCTCTATTTCGCCGTCGGTGGACGGGGCACGCAATCGGGGCTGTATCGTGCCCGCTATGTCGGCGACGAGTCTCGGGCGCAACCGACGGAGGTTGATCCCGCGGCGGAGGCGGCGCGGAAACAGCGGCGATCGTTGGAAGCGTTTCATGGTGTCGTGTCACCCGATGCGATCCAGGCCGCCTGGCCGCTGCTTTCCAGCGAAGATCGTTTCCTGCGTCACGCCGCCAGAATCGCGGTCGAAAGTCAACCCGTGGAAACGTGGGCCGAACGCGCGGTCCTCGCGTCCGATCCACAGACGCGGATCACGGCGACGGTCGCGCTGGCACGTCTGGGCAGCGAATACCATCGCGCCGGTGCCCTGGTTGCTTTAGTGACACTGAAGGCCGACTCGCTCAGCAAGTCGCAATTGCTGGGCATGCTCCGTGGTTACGCGTTGATTTTTGATCGACTGGGCAAACCGACAAAGATCGAATCCCAGCAAGTGCTCGCGCAGCTCGATCCACTGTTGCCCAGCGACGACGATGACGTGAACACCGAACTGATTCGTGTGCTGACGTATCTGCGCAGCGAGTCGGTGATTGCCAAGACGATGGCGTTGATCGAAAACCGCCGGCCGACGGAGCCTCCGCCGTGGTCCGAACTCGCCAGCCGCAACAGTCGCTATGGCGGGGCGATCAATAAAATGATCGATTCGATGCCTCCGTCGCGCGAGATCTTGTACGCGTTCATGCTGCGGAACGTGAGAAGCGGTTGGACGCTCGACCAACGCCGCAGCTACTTCACGTTTCTCAATCAAGCCGCCAAGGCATCCGGCGGAGCGAGCTATGCCGGCTACCTGACGCGGATCCGCGACGAAGCCCTGGCCAATTGTTCGTCCGAGCAACGTGTCGCGCTTCAGGAGATCACCGGCGAAGACTTCAACCCCCAGCCGGATTTTCCGATCATCGAGCCCCAAGGCCCCGGCCAGAAGTGGACCGTCGATGCGGCGCTGGCCGCCACCCGAGGCGCGAAAAACTTTGAGCGGGGGCGGTCGCTGTTCTTCAGCGCCAAGTGTGCCGCCTGCCATCGGTTGGCGGGGTTGGGAGGTGCGATCGGTCCGGACTTGACCAGCATCCCCAATAAATTCGACGAACGTTATTTGGTCGAAGCCATCGTCCACCCCAGCAAAGACATTTCAGACCAATATGGATCGTCTCGCGTGCTGACCGACGACGGCCAAGTGCTGATCGGTTTGGTGGTCGAGAAAGAAAACGGCGACTTGACCGTCTATCCGATCGACGAAAATGCCAAAGCGGTCGACATCGAAGCGGACAGTGTGGAGTTGATCGAAGCCTCCAAGGTCTCTCAGATGCCGGAGAATTTGTTGGATCGATTGTCGGCCGAGGAGGTCCGCGACTTGTTGACCTACCTGATGACCGCCGGCAATCCCAACGACAAACGCTGGGGACGGTAA
- a CDS encoding peptidylprolyl isomerase gives MLRTLTALALAATFLTMTNEASAKSASEAEVTHKVYFDIEINGEPAGRIVMGLFGEDVPKTAENFRALCTGEKGVGKMGKPLHYKGSKFHRVITEFMLQGGDFTAGNGTGGESIYGEKFADEKFAFAHDEVGLLSMANAGPNTNGSQFFITTVKTPWLDGKHVIFGRVIEGMDVVKRIESLGSRSGATRLPIEIADSGELKAE, from the coding sequence ATGCTACGAACCCTTACCGCATTGGCTCTCGCAGCCACCTTCCTGACCATGACCAACGAAGCATCCGCCAAATCCGCCTCTGAAGCCGAAGTCACCCACAAAGTCTATTTCGATATCGAGATCAACGGCGAGCCCGCCGGCCGGATCGTGATGGGCCTGTTCGGCGAAGACGTCCCGAAAACCGCTGAAAACTTCCGCGCCCTGTGCACCGGCGAAAAAGGTGTCGGAAAGATGGGCAAACCCTTGCATTACAAGGGCAGCAAGTTTCACCGCGTGATCACCGAGTTCATGTTGCAAGGCGGTGACTTCACGGCCGGAAACGGAACCGGTGGAGAGAGCATTTACGGTGAAAAATTCGCCGACGAGAAATTCGCCTTTGCCCACGACGAAGTCGGATTGCTGAGCATGGCCAACGCCGGCCCGAACACCAACGGCTCGCAATTCTTCATCACCACCGTCAAGACGCCTTGGTTGGATGGCAAGCACGTCATCTTCGGCCGCGTGATCGAAGGGATGGATGTCGTCAAGCGAATCGAGTCGCTCGGATCGCGAAGTGGCGCAACTCGACTGCCGATCGAAATCGCCGATAGCGGTGAATTGAAAGCCGAGTAG
- a CDS encoding DUF1501 domain-containing protein: MPDSSTSPLQLGRRSLLTRAGFSIGSLAVSALTPIGARATGAMDRNAGAHPKPRAKRVIFLFMHGGPSHVDTFDYKPRLATDDGKPLPFDLPPNLDAVPKLMKGPWEFARRGQSGLWVSDLLPHMAAQADSLCVIRSMHTRGQSHGQAVGMINTGSDNLVRPSVGAWLSYALGSGHPDLPAHIAIGPATAHGGPRNYGAAFLPAMHQATAIGSNGKPGSAKIPHLTGTLDSDRVDRRIEMLAALNANHRSRSGPDREIEGAIQAVDLARRMRSAAPDVFNLDSETQATERAYGMDEKATREFGKSCLLARRLAESGVRFITVSSGQVWDQHSNLQKGHEKNALATDKPIAALITDLKQRGLWDDTLIVWGGEFGRTPVVQGSNGRDHNPQGFSVVLSGGGVRGGFAYGQTDEFGYYARENRVHMHDLHATILYLMGIDHKQLTYRYAGRDFRLTDVHGKVVDSIVA; the protein is encoded by the coding sequence ATGCCTGATTCCTCCACCTCTCCGCTCCAGCTCGGCCGCCGCAGCTTGCTTACCCGGGCCGGTTTTTCGATCGGGTCGCTGGCCGTTTCCGCACTGACGCCGATCGGTGCACGGGCAACCGGTGCAATGGATCGGAACGCCGGTGCGCATCCGAAGCCGCGCGCCAAACGGGTCATTTTTTTGTTCATGCACGGCGGGCCCAGCCACGTCGACACGTTTGATTACAAACCGCGACTGGCGACCGATGACGGCAAGCCGTTGCCGTTTGACTTGCCGCCGAACCTGGACGCCGTTCCCAAACTCATGAAGGGGCCGTGGGAATTCGCCCGCCGCGGGCAATCGGGATTATGGGTCAGCGATCTGTTACCACACATGGCCGCGCAAGCCGATTCGCTGTGCGTGATCCGCAGCATGCACACGCGGGGTCAGTCCCACGGTCAAGCGGTCGGGATGATCAACACCGGCAGCGACAACCTGGTCCGGCCGAGCGTCGGGGCGTGGCTCAGTTATGCGCTCGGCAGCGGGCATCCCGATCTGCCGGCACACATCGCGATCGGCCCCGCCACCGCACACGGCGGCCCGCGAAACTACGGCGCCGCGTTTTTGCCGGCGATGCACCAGGCGACCGCGATCGGCAGCAACGGCAAACCGGGATCCGCCAAGATCCCCCATCTCACCGGAACCCTGGATTCGGATCGCGTGGACCGGCGGATCGAGATGCTCGCCGCACTCAACGCGAACCATCGCTCCCGCAGCGGTCCGGATCGTGAAATCGAAGGTGCGATCCAGGCGGTGGATCTGGCCCGACGGATGCGATCAGCCGCACCGGATGTCTTCAACTTGGACTCCGAAACCCAGGCCACCGAGCGGGCTTATGGGATGGACGAAAAAGCGACCCGCGAATTCGGCAAGAGCTGTTTGCTGGCGAGACGATTGGCCGAAAGTGGCGTGCGGTTCATCACGGTGTCCAGCGGCCAGGTCTGGGACCAACACAGCAATTTACAGAAGGGGCATGAAAAAAACGCCTTGGCGACCGACAAACCGATCGCGGCCCTGATCACCGACCTCAAACAACGCGGCCTATGGGACGACACGTTGATCGTCTGGGGCGGCGAGTTCGGGCGGACGCCCGTCGTGCAGGGATCCAACGGCCGCGACCACAACCCGCAAGGCTTCTCCGTGGTCCTGTCCGGTGGCGGGGTCCGCGGCGGATTTGCCTACGGCCAGACCGATGAATTTGGCTACTATGCCCGCGAAAACCGGGTCCACATGCACGACCTGCATGCCACGATCCTGTACCTGATGGGGATCGACCACAAACAGTTGACGTATCGATACGCCGGACGCGATTTCCGCCTGACCGACGTCCACGGCAAAGTCGTCGACAGCATCGTGGCGTAG
- a CDS encoding DUF1553 domain-containing protein, with the protein MRFHSPAPRVRSQACFAALFSLMATAVGDVMAVAPDSEAFFEQRIRPVLVKHCYECHSAESDEIGGALWLDSAGSMRDGGESGPAIRVGDADASLLISAIRYESSEMPPDAPLPPAVVDDFVRWINAGAIDPRKKSADTSPRPAADEIDLQQGREFWAFRPLTDFRKSLSQDSKDAIGEDLIDHQLDAQLAEQGIEPVGTAPPEPRLRRLAFDLTGLPPSESIRRRWMESPSEATWIQLVDELLSSRAFAQHWARHWMDVARYADSNGSDFNATFHEAWRYRDYLIDSFDSDRPLDEMIRQQVAGDLLPAATDQQRHDNVVATTFLMLGPKMLSERAKEKLILDVVDEQIDTVGRAFLGMTLGCARCHDHKFDPIPTEDYYALAGIFQSTQTLNGESQKYVSTWNRVELPTTDEHRQALDQHRTTLASLESQVKQATQELQLAKESENNGIVVDDREATKIGDWVGSTYTKGFIGSGYVHDNNTNKGSLSIEFRKRLPTSGRYLVRFAYSSNASRAAKIPVTLITADGNEQLIVDQRKRSDTPPWNDLGTFRFSADEDAVVTIRNDATDGYVIADAVAFVSAEEAAESDESRQAAERIAAAQKRLDALQKQLDAAKKNAPPPLPVAMAPRDLPTDKIADSPVHIRGEVNNVGDVVPRGFLQVCGPGDAAIETPSGSGRVELAHWLTDPDNPLVARVLVNRIWMHLFGEGIVRTVDNFGTRGDRPSHPELLDALAIDFMRQGWQLKPLVRRIVLSQSYARSSEFDQQAYATDPENRLLWRAHRKRLSAESIRDTMVLAAGALTQEERTEPVADKGVLVTANNAVTKAVASGIDQPVRSIYLPVIRGYLPPLMTALDAADPDLLVGKRPTTNVPGQALVLINSDAVIGWAQQTADRIVQTESTWEDRLRAAYRICLSRPPSPNDLDMAEHYVGLSQSLSDDQLKNRFADFVAAIFATTEFRMLD; encoded by the coding sequence ATGCGATTTCACTCTCCTGCGCCGCGAGTCCGCTCCCAAGCCTGCTTTGCCGCGTTGTTTTCCTTGATGGCAACCGCCGTCGGCGACGTGATGGCGGTCGCCCCCGACTCCGAAGCGTTCTTTGAACAACGCATTCGCCCCGTCCTGGTCAAACACTGCTACGAATGCCACTCCGCCGAGTCCGACGAAATCGGCGGGGCCCTGTGGCTGGACAGCGCCGGGTCGATGCGCGATGGCGGTGAGAGCGGGCCGGCGATCCGCGTCGGCGATGCCGACGCGAGTCTGCTGATCTCCGCGATCCGCTACGAATCCAGTGAAATGCCTCCGGATGCACCGCTGCCGCCCGCGGTGGTCGACGACTTCGTCCGCTGGATCAACGCCGGCGCGATCGATCCGCGAAAAAAATCTGCCGACACATCGCCCCGTCCGGCCGCCGACGAAATTGATTTGCAGCAAGGACGCGAGTTCTGGGCGTTTCGCCCCCTAACCGACTTCCGCAAATCGCTTTCGCAGGACTCCAAAGACGCGATCGGTGAAGATCTGATCGACCACCAACTCGACGCACAATTGGCCGAACAGGGAATCGAGCCGGTCGGCACCGCACCGCCGGAACCGCGATTGCGGCGTCTGGCGTTTGATCTGACCGGTTTGCCGCCGTCCGAATCCATCCGGCGTCGATGGATGGAATCGCCGAGCGAAGCGACGTGGATCCAACTCGTCGACGAATTGCTCAGCTCCCGCGCCTTCGCTCAACATTGGGCACGGCACTGGATGGACGTCGCCCGCTACGCCGACAGCAACGGCAGCGACTTCAACGCGACCTTCCACGAGGCCTGGCGCTACCGTGACTACCTGATCGATTCGTTTGACAGCGATCGACCGCTGGACGAAATGATCCGCCAGCAAGTCGCCGGCGACCTGTTGCCCGCCGCGACTGATCAACAACGGCATGACAACGTCGTCGCGACGACGTTCCTGATGCTCGGCCCCAAGATGCTCAGCGAGCGGGCCAAAGAGAAATTGATTTTAGATGTGGTCGACGAACAGATCGACACGGTCGGCCGCGCGTTCCTGGGCATGACACTCGGATGCGCCCGTTGCCATGACCACAAGTTCGATCCGATTCCCACCGAAGACTACTACGCACTGGCTGGGATCTTTCAAAGCACCCAAACACTCAACGGCGAATCGCAAAAATACGTCAGCACATGGAATCGCGTCGAATTACCGACCACGGACGAACACCGGCAAGCACTCGACCAGCACCGCACCACGCTCGCTTCTCTGGAAAGCCAAGTCAAGCAAGCGACTCAAGAGCTGCAACTGGCAAAGGAGAGCGAAAACAACGGAATCGTCGTCGACGACCGTGAAGCGACCAAGATCGGCGATTGGGTGGGATCCACGTACACGAAAGGCTTCATCGGTTCAGGTTACGTGCACGACAACAACACCAACAAGGGATCGCTGTCGATCGAGTTTCGCAAACGCCTGCCGACCAGCGGCCGCTACCTCGTGCGTTTTGCCTACAGCAGCAACGCGAGCCGAGCGGCAAAAATCCCGGTCACGCTCATCACCGCCGATGGAAACGAACAGCTGATCGTCGACCAGCGGAAACGGTCGGACACGCCGCCTTGGAATGATTTGGGAACGTTCCGGTTTTCCGCCGATGAAGATGCGGTGGTGACGATACGCAACGACGCAACGGACGGCTATGTGATCGCCGACGCCGTCGCATTCGTCTCCGCTGAAGAAGCGGCGGAGTCTGACGAGTCGCGTCAGGCGGCCGAGCGAATCGCCGCCGCCCAGAAACGACTCGACGCACTGCAGAAGCAACTCGATGCCGCCAAGAAAAACGCACCGCCGCCGCTGCCGGTCGCGATGGCACCGCGAGATTTGCCGACCGACAAGATCGCCGACAGCCCCGTCCATATCCGTGGCGAAGTCAACAACGTCGGCGACGTGGTCCCGCGCGGTTTCTTGCAAGTCTGCGGCCCCGGCGACGCGGCGATCGAAACGCCCTCCGGCAGTGGTCGGGTCGAGTTGGCCCATTGGCTGACCGATCCCGACAATCCGCTGGTCGCCCGCGTGCTGGTCAACCGAATCTGGATGCACCTGTTCGGCGAAGGCATCGTTCGCACGGTCGACAACTTCGGCACCCGCGGCGATCGGCCCTCGCACCCCGAATTGCTCGATGCCCTGGCGATCGACTTCATGCGACAAGGCTGGCAGTTGAAACCCCTGGTGCGGCGGATCGTTCTCTCCCAATCCTACGCGCGCAGCAGCGAGTTCGACCAACAGGCTTACGCCACCGATCCAGAGAATCGACTGCTTTGGCGGGCGCATCGCAAACGACTATCGGCCGAATCGATTCGTGACACGATGGTGCTGGCCGCCGGCGCGCTGACCCAAGAGGAACGCACCGAACCGGTCGCCGACAAAGGCGTCTTGGTGACGGCCAACAATGCGGTCACCAAAGCCGTCGCCTCCGGCATCGACCAACCCGTTCGTTCGATTTACCTGCCCGTGATCCGAGGCTACCTCCCGCCGCTGATGACCGCGCTCGATGCCGCCGACCCGGATTTGCTGGTCGGCAAGCGACCGACGACCAACGTGCCCGGCCAAGCATTGGTGCTGATCAACAGCGACGCTGTGATCGGTTGGGCGCAGCAAACGGCCGACCGGATCGTCCAAACCGAGTCGACTTGGGAGGACCGGTTGCGGGCGGCCTATCGCATCTGTCTTTCGCGCCCCCCCTCCCCCAACGACTTGGACATGGCCGAGCACTACGTCGGGCTTTCCCAGTCACTGAGCGACGACCAACTCAAGAACCGCTTCGCAGACTTTGTCGCCGCGATCTTTGCCACGACCGAATTCCGAATGCTGGACTGA
- a CDS encoding 3-hydroxyacyl-ACP dehydratase FabZ family protein: MKYRQLDRIVSLDPGQRIVAERTLRADEEYLKDHFPRFPVMPGVMMLEALHQAAVWMIRTGDEFASALVLLREVRNVKFGDFLSPDETLVVTAERVKEADGLITVKANAEKQGRVTVSARLILERSGSNEPPETGTDADIIRRAKKQFKELFGDVSFTPNPTT; the protein is encoded by the coding sequence ATGAAGTATCGCCAACTCGACCGCATCGTCAGCCTGGATCCCGGACAGCGGATCGTGGCTGAACGTACTTTGCGAGCGGATGAGGAATATTTGAAAGATCATTTTCCGCGGTTTCCCGTGATGCCGGGGGTGATGATGCTTGAGGCGCTGCATCAAGCCGCGGTCTGGATGATCCGGACGGGAGACGAGTTTGCTTCGGCGTTGGTGTTGCTCCGAGAAGTCCGCAACGTGAAATTCGGCGACTTCCTGTCCCCCGACGAAACGCTGGTGGTCACCGCCGAGCGTGTCAAAGAGGCCGACGGGCTGATCACGGTCAAAGCGAATGCCGAAAAACAGGGGCGGGTGACCGTCTCGGCGCGGCTGATTTTAGAACGTTCGGGTAGCAACGAGCCGCCGGAGACTGGTACAGACGCGGACATCATTCGGCGGGCAAAAAAGCAATTCAAAGAGTTGTTCGGTGACGTTTCGTTCACCCCCAATCCAACCACCTAG
- a CDS encoding acyl carrier protein: MALTEDEIFAKVQSALEDALGVDDDEVTMDATLVGDLGAESIDFLDIVFKLEKAFDIQIPREELSPEDILTNSQYVQDGVVTADGLAELKKRMPWADLSDFEADPKVQNFGNLLTVGDLCRYVGAKVND; this comes from the coding sequence ATGGCTCTGACAGAAGACGAAATTTTCGCGAAGGTTCAATCGGCACTCGAAGACGCGTTGGGCGTCGACGACGACGAGGTCACGATGGACGCGACCCTGGTCGGTGACCTGGGCGCCGAATCGATCGACTTCCTGGACATCGTTTTTAAGCTGGAAAAGGCGTTCGATATCCAGATCCCGCGGGAAGAATTGTCTCCCGAAGACATTTTGACCAACAGCCAATACGTTCAAGACGGCGTGGTCACCGCCGACGGCCTGGCAGAACTGAAAAAACGCATGCCCTGGGCCGACTTGAGCGACTTCGAAGCGGACCCGAAGGTGCAAAACTTCGGCAATTTGCTGACCGTTGGCGATCTCTGCCGGTACGTCGGTGCCAAGGTCAACGACTGA
- a CDS encoding 3-hydroxyacyl-ACP dehydratase FabZ family protein, translating to MRWLWVDRFTEFVSGSHAKGIKNVSLVEEAVDNYCPGYPFLPPTLIIEGMAQLGGILVAEHFLFDKRVVLAKVGRAKFHAPALNGTTLQYEVKMDAVQENGGTVTSTSHCDGEIQAEIDLMFAFLEDGYLIDGPLFEPDDLKVMLRIMKFFSVAVDANGNRFPTYDKLN from the coding sequence ATGCGATGGCTCTGGGTCGATCGGTTTACCGAATTTGTCTCGGGCTCGCACGCCAAGGGCATCAAGAACGTCAGCTTGGTTGAAGAGGCCGTCGACAACTATTGCCCGGGATACCCGTTTTTGCCGCCGACCCTGATCATTGAGGGGATGGCGCAGCTGGGCGGGATCCTGGTGGCGGAGCATTTTTTGTTCGACAAACGTGTCGTCCTGGCCAAGGTCGGACGGGCGAAGTTTCATGCGCCCGCGCTCAACGGCACCACGCTGCAGTATGAAGTCAAAATGGACGCCGTTCAGGAGAATGGCGGAACCGTCACCAGTACCAGCCACTGCGACGGCGAGATTCAAGCGGAGATCGATTTGATGTTCGCGTTTCTCGAAGATGGCTATTTGATCGACGGTCCGTTGTTCGAACCGGATGATCTGAAGGTCATGCTGCGGATCATGAAGTTCTTTTCGGTGGCGGTCGACGCCAACGGAAATCGATTCCCGACCTACGATAAACTCAATTAG